The nucleotide window GTCGCGCCGAAGGCGGCGGCGGTCTGCTCGGCGATGCGGCGGATCAGGTCGTGCGCCCGGAAGCGCCAGGTTTCGTCCATCGACCGGAAGGTGCCCTCGATGTGGACCTCGGCGGGGAGGACGTTCGTCGCGCCATCGGCCGTGACCTTGCCGAAAGAGAGGATACTTGGCACGTCGGGCGGGCTGTTGCGGCTGATGACGCTCTGGAGCGCGGTGAGGACGTGCGCCTGCACGAGGACCGCGTCGGCGGCGAGCGAGTGCGGGGCGGCGGCGTGCCCGCCCTCGCCTCGGACGGTCAGGTAGACCTCGTCGGCGCTCGCCATGAAGTCGCCGCTGCGGACCCCGACCGTGCCGACCGGCAGCTGCGGGAAGACGTGCTGCCCGACGATCCCCTCGGGCGCGGGCGACCCGCTGGCTTCGAGGGCACCCTCGGCGATCATCACGCTCGCGCCGCCGGGCGTCTTCTCCTCGCTCGGCTGGAAGAGGAAGCGGACGCTGCCGCGCAGGTCGGCGCGGATGGCGTGGAGGATCTTCGCCGTGCCGAGGAGCGAGGCTGTGTGGGCGTCGTGCCCGCAGGCGTGCATGGTCCCGTCGTGCTCGGAGGCGAAGTCGAGGCCGGTAGCCTCGTGGATCGGGAGCGCGTCCAGGTCGGCGCGGAGCGCGAGCGTCGGCCCCAGCTGCCCGCCCTCAATCGTCGCAACGACGCCGGTCTTGGCTACGCCCGTCTGCACCGTCACGCCGTCCAGCGCGCCGAGCGTCTCGGCCACGAGCGCCGCCGTCTCGTACTCCTCGAAGGCCAGCTCCGGGTTGCGGTGGACGCGCCGCCGAAGGTCAACGACCTCGTCGAACAACTCGGCATTGAGGGCCTGGATACGGTCTTGCATGTAGAGTAAGGCTCGAATGATATTTTTGTCTAGACGTAATATAATGGAGGTATGATGTTGGGTAGTAACCGCTTACAGTTATAAGATATCTGGATATACTTAGCAAAATGTTAATACTTGTTACAACATATATTGTGTTTGTGGATTCTAATCACTACAATGAGATGTAGCCAAGATCTCAACTGTATCACAAACACCCTACTACCATGCTCGGGTACCTCCATAGCCTAATTGCGCTCGCTCTTCTAATCGTTCCAGGAGCTTTACAGGCACAGCCTCCCTCTACTGTTTCGAGCCAAGCTGAACTCAATGCCCTTAGTGTCGTGGTGGCAGATACGGGTAAAGTGGTGCTCCGTCAAGGCTACTACGAAGCCGGAGATGGCGGAGGCATGAACTTCAGGCTTTATCACGGTTCTAATCCTCTACTGGCGAACTTGCAAGGTAGTATTATTCCAGGCCTCATCTTCCCGGCTGGAGCAAGACAAAGCAAATCAGAATCCGTTACGTTCAGTAGCGCCAACTCGAGGCAAAGGGACACGACATCATGTGCCCCCGTCATACCAGGCTCTTATTCCATTACCCTGAGTGGCACTGACGCGGGGGGTAATTCATATACCGTTGCTCTCGCCGACTCCTCCATGCATGGAGTGGTATGGCAGGGCCGGGAGAATTGGAAACCTCTTCTGAACTACGCGACAGGGAAATTCCAGGAGAGGGAGGGCCCGGGAGGATTCGCCATGAAGGGACTTTTCGCCAGGCACCTCGGAGGGACTAGTCAAGATTCTTGGAGTATTTCTGGCACAGTGGAATACGACTGTGCTCAGGACAATCTCTACTGGGTTGCAATCAGGCCGGAGGGCGGGGCTCTTCTCTCGAATACAACAGAGTGGGACGCTAGGTGGTTTGGAGCGCGGAGCGAGGCGCAAGAGGCCTACTTCGACAACACGGACGCGCTCGGCTGGGCGAGTTGGGGAATAAAGAGATTTAACCAACTGCAGCTGGGTACAGCAGAGTCATTGCATCTCCCAGACCCAGAGTGTTCCACCGCGTGCGACGGAGAACTATACTGGCGCGCAGGAACTGTTCAGCTCCCGAGCGGCGTCATGCTAACCGGCGATGTCGGGGTTACTCTCGCCAGCACAGACTCCACAGACGAGCATGGCAACAACTACCGCCCAGTTGTCTTACCAGAGGTCGCAACCGTTCTGAAGACACTGCCTCCTCCACAGTCGATGGGGTCCATTGTTCTAGGAGGACCTCCACCATCCGTGTGTCCCTCATGCAGAATCCAACTAGACGCTACTCTAGCAAGACGAGATTATGCGGAGCCGTACCACCTCGCTCCTGACGCCCGCATCCTCCTCGCCTATAGCACGAACTCTATTCAGCCAGAGTATGCTGCTTCCTCCTTCAAAGCTCGAGATATCGTAGTCGATGTCTCGTTCAGAGAAGACTCGTTCTACGATGATTTCTACGAAGACAATGGATACTACGACAACACGCCGGGATATCGCATTGACCACGAGTATGCCGAAACGGGTCCCGTCTACACGTACGATGAGTTAAACGAGGCTGTCAGAAACACTCCGGGCTCCATAGGCTTTGCGCAGAGCTCTCACGGTGATAACACTGGGCTTCGGATTCCCAGCAACCAAAAGTTCAACCTGACCAACGTAGGTGTACTCAACACGCATTCTAATGGAGTTCTGAGCTACTGGGTGGATCGACCAGTCCTGCGGTCTGACTGGCACAACTTCCGAGACCTATATTTCAGAGACGCAGGGACCTTCAACCATGCGCTCTATCTGTATGGGTGCACTGAAATAACTAACGTCACGATAGAAGGTGTGGGGTGGGGTCACACTGCACTGCAATGCTCTGAGGTAGAGAATCTGGTGGTTAAGAACCTGATAGCTAACCCTCATCACAGTGAAAGCTATGTTATAGGAGTGAGAGGCGGCGCAAGGTATAGTACATGTCAAGACGCAATTGATGATCCTTACAATATATATAATAATTGCCCTAATAAGATTAATAACTACTACGTCGATATAGGCAACTTTCAAGGAAGTCCCAAGAGTGTATTTGGTGTTGCTGGGCCTGATATAACCATAGAGAATGGAGTTATAGTCCAAGGGGACTTCAAGCAGATGTCACCGTTTGGCGTGAGCCTCAACTACGACGCCGACAGCCTGCAAGCGTACAGCGACAACCACTTCTCAGACCTGACTGTGGTGGCGTCTGATGGAAACGCCGCGTCTGCGATCCTAAATAATGACTGGCATGTGTGGGAGAGCTCAGTCGAAAACGTTGACTTTAAGAATACTTCATCTAGCTCATTGGACTATGACTTTAAATATTGCACCCGCATTCGGGGTGCTACAAGCGGTCGGCCCGGTGGGGGAGACCCGCAGAGTTTCGTATGGAAGAATATAGGAGAAACTGAAGCCGCTCACTGCGAGAAGTTAATACAATACAAACCTTCTAGTAATAGGGAGCGTAGACACTGGTACATAGACTCAAACTTCAGAAATACTAATGCATACTTTATGATAGACGATGGTGACGACAAAGACTCTATCGGAGACTATTGCAGTTCAGGTGCTCCCTGTGCCAAGCTGGACAATACACCTATCTTATTCGTGAACTCGACATTCGAGCTACCAGGGCAGCTCAAGCGCGAGGAGGCTGACCTGTTCTACGAAGTGTCGCGATTCAGGAACGTCGTTAGTGAGGAGGGGTGGGTAAGTGAGGATAGTCTCCTGTGGGTATGTCCTCAGGACACATCAGGTACCTATCAAAGAGCTATTGCAACGAACCTTCTGTGGACGCCCCATCCACTGCGTGGCCAAGTGGAATTCGGAGGAGACCTCGGACCGATTCTCGATGCTGACAGCACCTCGTGGAGCTTCGTTGATGGTGATGGAACGGCTTTCGCAAGCAATGAGACGAAGGAAACCCCCCTCTTCGGATTTGAACTTCCCAACGGGTGCAGTGAAAACGATACATTGACTGTGAATGTCACCGTAGCCAGGCTTCTAGACAAGAGCGGGAATCTGCTAGATGTCCCCGATACAGAGGCCTGGCATGCTGGACAAAGGGTTGCTGCAGAGAATGCCCTAGAGGCTAAGCAAGACGCTGCGCTGCCTGGTTCGCCGCGCCTCGACGCTGTT belongs to Bacteroidota bacterium and includes:
- a CDS encoding M20 family metallopeptidase encodes the protein MQDRIQALNAELFDEVVDLRRRVHRNPELAFEEYETAALVAETLGALDGVTVQTGVAKTGVVATIEGGQLGPTLALRADLDALPIHEATGLDFASEHDGTMHACGHDAHTASLLGTAKILHAIRADLRGSVRFLFQPSEEKTPGGASVMIAEGALEASGSPAPEGIVGQHVFPQLPVGTVGVRSGDFMASADEVYLTVRGEGGHAAAPHSLAADAVLVQAHVLTALQSVISRNSPPDVPSILSFGKVTADGATNVLPAEVHIEGTFRSMDETWRFRAHDLIRRIAEQTAAAFGATCEVEIVVGYPALSNDPALAAEVRAAAVEYIGAERVIDLPQWFASEDFAFYTQQMPGAFYVLGVGNEAKGITHGLHTPRFTIDEDALRLGPGFMAYLAWRHNAEAGTEA
- a CDS encoding T9SS type A sorting domain-containing protein: MLGYLHSLIALALLIVPGALQAQPPSTVSSQAELNALSVVVADTGKVVLRQGYYEAGDGGGMNFRLYHGSNPLLANLQGSIIPGLIFPAGARQSKSESVTFSSANSRQRDTTSCAPVIPGSYSITLSGTDAGGNSYTVALADSSMHGVVWQGRENWKPLLNYATGKFQEREGPGGFAMKGLFARHLGGTSQDSWSISGTVEYDCAQDNLYWVAIRPEGGALLSNTTEWDARWFGARSEAQEAYFDNTDALGWASWGIKRFNQLQLGTAESLHLPDPECSTACDGELYWRAGTVQLPSGVMLTGDVGVTLASTDSTDEHGNNYRPVVLPEVATVLKTLPPPQSMGSIVLGGPPPSVCPSCRIQLDATLARRDYAEPYHLAPDARILLAYSTNSIQPEYAASSFKARDIVVDVSFREDSFYDDFYEDNGYYDNTPGYRIDHEYAETGPVYTYDELNEAVRNTPGSIGFAQSSHGDNTGLRIPSNQKFNLTNVGVLNTHSNGVLSYWVDRPVLRSDWHNFRDLYFRDAGTFNHALYLYGCTEITNVTIEGVGWGHTALQCSEVENLVVKNLIANPHHSESYVIGVRGGARYSTCQDAIDDPYNIYNNCPNKINNYYVDIGNFQGSPKSVFGVAGPDITIENGVIVQGDFKQMSPFGVSLNYDADSLQAYSDNHFSDLTVVASDGNAASAILNNDWHVWESSVENVDFKNTSSSSLDYDFKYCTRIRGATSGRPGGGDPQSFVWKNIGETEAAHCEKLIQYKPSSNRERRHWYIDSNFRNTNAYFMIDDGDDKDSIGDYCSSGAPCAKLDNTPILFVNSTFELPGQLKREEADLFYEVSRFRNVVSEEGWVSEDSLLWVCPQDTSGTYQRAIATNLLWTPHPLRGQVEFGGDLGPILDADSTSWSFVDGDGTAFASNETKETPLFGFELPNGCSENDTLTVNVTVARLLDKSGNLLDVPDTEAWHAGQRVAAENALEAKQDAALPGSPRLDAVYPNPSRGGAISIVVEMPEPGPVRVDVFDLLGRTISVLADERMEAGRHQAELNTHGLGSGVYFVRFRSGDEVQTRKITVLR